One genomic window of Methanosarcina acetivorans C2A includes the following:
- a CDS encoding UPF0228 family protein: MSKINKEIAIFIVFLILVALWGLFVKVPVEETKTPDPESQVSGMTIQFKDGISESEVRTILQNCNMTRNYRMTYDNSSEDYYIMADKDNWSDIRRELVDEMKETNKKNWTVSTPAHVIRKEDYYVLPISGQAIKDEKFLAILDKYDIGVEKFLWCDISFLYSDGPLTYWIPKEDAIRIKNELEQNDNIFSVQFDYLFPPFDPTT, translated from the coding sequence ATGAGCAAAATTAACAAGGAAATTGCGATTTTTATTGTTTTTCTAATTCTTGTAGCGCTTTGGGGGTTATTTGTAAAAGTACCAGTAGAGGAGACAAAAACACCAGATCCTGAATCTCAAGTAAGTGGTATGACTATTCAATTTAAAGATGGAATTTCGGAGTCAGAGGTAAGAACCATTCTTCAAAACTGCAATATGACTCGGAACTATAGAATGACATATGATAATTCTTCAGAAGACTATTACATAATGGCGGACAAAGATAATTGGAGTGACATCAGACGCGAACTTGTAGACGAAATGAAAGAAACCAATAAAAAAAATTGGACTGTATCCACTCCTGCTCACGTTATCAGAAAAGAAGATTATTACGTTCTTCCGATCTCTGGACAAGCGATTAAGGACGAAAAATTTCTTGCAATACTGGACAAATATGATATTGGGGTAGAAAAGTTTCTCTGGTGCGATATTAGTTTTCTTTATAGTGATGGACCTCTGACGTACTGGATTCCGAAAGAAGATGCAATACGGATAAAAAATGAGTTAGAACAAAATGATAATATTTTTTCTGTACAGTTTGATTACCTTTTTCCTCCATTTGATCCCACAACGTAA